The Drosophila subobscura isolate 14011-0131.10 chromosome A, UCBerk_Dsub_1.0, whole genome shotgun sequence genome includes the window TGAAAGGCTGCGACAATCGATCGGAAAATGGAAGCAACAATGAAAAGGAGCTACGTAAATGTTGAGGCTGAAATGTCGCAAcattgtttcgttttttggaTCCAAGTCACATTTTATCGGGACTGTCAAGTCCCAGACCCGAGTACGAGCTGGAAACAGTTTTAGGCATTTCAAGTCCAGACGTTGGGCCGAGCAGATCTCCCAGTCGAAtaactaaataataaaatgtgagTTCGGAAAAAAATATTCGAATCCAAAATTGTGAACAAAATttgaaagttgaaaaataatttgtaaCTTATGTTGTGGACTTTTTAATAGAAAAATTAAGAGaaacaaaattccaaaattaagtgcgaaaatgttttggaatattttactTACAATTTAGCttcaaaattaattagtgAACGTTTTTTGGAATATTTGATGGATAAATTTGCTTAAGTTTCGCGAGACAAcgaaaataattatttgcgaagatattttggaatatttaacGAACAATTTAGATTCAAAATAAActtgtgaatattttttggaCTATTTGATGGAAAAGCTTAAGCAAATTTCACGAAAATAAATACCAGAAATTTGCaagcaaatttgtaaaatattttgctgATATTTTCGctttaaaattcatttgtgAACGTAGTTTCGAAAATTTTGGtacaaatttgacaaaaaattctgttttaatattattgtaatttttatttttgtatttatttattattttttttgttgcagagCTACCTTGAATTTATAATCCAGTAACGAACCTTTAATAATGGGCAAGCTCCGTGCTTTCATGATTTTATGGTGTAAGTATGGAAGCCTATACCTGCCTCGGATGTTGCTTCTTATTGGTGGTGTTGCTTGCAGGTGCCATGCTGATggtgcagcagccaggcatTGCCCAGGGTCCGTGGGGCATGCTCTCGGATGACGACCATGCTGATGTCAAAGATACGGGATCGTGGAAGACTTCACCTCAAGTAACTGAAGAAACTGACGGAACAACCATGGCCATGCCAACAGGCAGTCCAGATGAGgattacaacatttttggcgTTACCGAAGCAGCACCTAAAGGCAGATTGACCATCACATATGCACCCCAGATCCGTGGGCCTCGATTTGGCTCATCGAATGGACGTGACACCGATTTTAAGCGCCAAGTGGCATTGGCTCGCGCCAAGCGCCGCAAATTCGCGCTGATGCAAAAACGTTGCCAGTTCGCATCGGAACAGACGCTGCAGTCCATCAAGCAGAATCCTTTGATGAAGACCCAAGCACCAATGTCGCCTGCCCACGTGCCCACTGAAGCCCCTATGGCCTCTGCTACAGTGAAGGCCTCCATCGCGACCGCCAGCTCAAACGCTTCTGATGTGCCATTTGTATATTACAATAAGGTAGAGACGCCAGCCAGCAATGCTGAGATCAAGGTGTTCGAAATGGCGATTGAGACCTTTCAGCTGAAACCATATGACCACTCGAAACCGAGAAAGTTTCCTCAGGATATGAGTGGAGTTCCGTTCTCGGATACTCTCGAGAATGGATCACAGGGTAACCACTCGTCCGAGCACAATCAATGTCGCCAGTCATCGATGTATGACATGTTGCTACCGCTTTTGACACCGCTGATGAACAttctgcaaacaaaaatggtGACACAGACAACCACTGAGAAGCCCAAAGGACCAGTTGTGAACAAGCAGACAGCCTGGAAGCAGTCACCTTTTGATCTGCACAAAGGCACGACAATTGAAAACCAGTCTCCCCGTGTCACGTacaacagcagcgaggacACAACGGTGGGTGTTGAATCCCTGATTCAAAACAGTGCAACAACCCCCACACCATTTGAGATGCCGAAAGACCAGTCACTGTTTGAGCTGCATAAACGCCAAATTATCAAAAAGTACAAGGCAGTCCAGCGCCATCTACGccaacgccaccgccacaaGGAGTCATCTCTGAATAACGTCGACAGCGCAAGAGTCCCTTCATTTGGGAGCCCAATGTGGGAGGACCAGTCACCGTCTGAGCTGCGCAAAAGTCGAAAAACTCGAATTGCAAAGCGCAAGGCATCCCACCATCAACGCCACCGAAGCCACCAACTTCACCGTGACACGGACAAGGGTGACGACGAGAACTCGCCGAAAGACTTTGGGatgcacaaaaaaccaaaaatagagCACCAGTCACCGGCTGAGCTACACAAACGCCAGCAGATGGCCAAGAAGAAGGCAGGCTACAACCAACaacgccacagccacaagacCCCAACTCCGCGGACTGAAGACCAGAATACCGACGAGGACATAAGGAAATTCCTTGCGGAGCACAATCCCTTTAAGATGAACGACAGCTCAAATTTGGAGAAGATTCTCAACAGCCAAAGGATCAAAAACCCCTTTCAGTTGCACAGCATCCGCGTGGATCACCCAACGATGGCTCCATACGTGACAACGACGACACCTCTTTGGCTGAGCAACGTCTCAAACAAGGAGAAGAAGTTACCATTTGAGCTGAGCGACGACAGCTGGGTCACACCATCGTATGCCGAATTTCTGAACAACCGTGAGGCCGTGATGAAATCCTTGGAGATGCCATACAGCCCACCGtgggaggagctgcagaagaGCCAAGAGATAAAAAATCAGTCGCCCTCTGTGTTTCCATGGCATGCAGCATACCCAAATAACGACAAGGTCTTCGCAACACCGTTAAAGCTGCACAAAATACCAAAGGAGGAGAGCCCGTCGCCATTTGAGAGAAAGGTCAGTCCAGTGTCGGAGGGCCAGGCATCGTTGGAGCTGCACAAGAGTCCGAAAAGTGAAAGCCAGGTGCCCTTTGAGCTTCTTCACAGCCGCGAAAACCAACCCTTGTACCCTCTATACCCGAATAACGGCGAGCACACGGCGACACCCATTAAGCTGCATGATCACAGCCCAAAGATAGATTATAATAAGTCACCCTTCGAGACTTACCAGAACCCAAAGCTGGAGAACCAATCGCCGTTTGAGATGTACCTAAAACCAAAGGTGGGATCGCCCCTTGAGTTGCGCCACAGCCACTTGGATCAGCCAACGTATGCTCCATTACACCCAACTAATGACGAGGAGACGCTAAAACCTTTAGAGCTGCAGAGCAGCCCACCGAAGGAGAATAAGTCACCATTTGGGATGCAACACAGCCCATTGATGGACAACCAGTCGGCCTTTAAGATGCGCCAAAGCACCGTGGAGCGCCCATTGTATCCCACATACCCGAGGATCAATGCGGGCATTCCGAAGATCACAGAGATGAATCAACTCAGGAATACCGTCAAAAAGACTTTGCTGACCAATCCCCGTGTTGCCGCATGGCTGCTGGATATTATCGACGAGGCTAAGGCCATAGCGACcgaaaaaattaagaaattgaCGCTCAAGCGACAGGCTGACAGCAAGAAGGAAGAACTGGAGACATTTTACAACCCCAAGGAAACTATTGAAGGCACCGCACCTGTCCTCACCTGTCCCGTTCGCCAAGGACCTCCTGGCAAATCGCAAAGGCGATACACTGATTTAGGTTTCTAGATATAAGAAGATAATAGCGAATAGGATGTTAGGTTGATAGGTAGCTAggattttgatttgttctTGGGGGTCACATCTAAATTTGTAGGTTTTtctaaatcaattttaaatgtagtATTTTAGGGCAATTGTTTAGTTTAATAGAAATTAAGTTAGCTTCTGGGAatgttaaattgtttaaatgttttttggtttttttgcatgaaaaatgattgaatgccaaaacaaaagatttgAGATTAGATGCACACTTGTAAGAGATTAGTTGCAgaactaaaaaaataatattaaaatcaaattacgcATTTAACTTTAAAACGAGAATTTAATAAGGGGAAAAACGATTCAGTTTTCGAATCAATTAAAGTGAAACAACAATCTGTGGCATCTTATGTTGCTTACA containing:
- the LOC117903096 gene encoding uncharacterized protein LOC117903096; the encoded protein is MGKLRAFMILWCAMLMVQQPGIAQGPWGMLSDDDHADVKDTGSWKTSPQVTEETDGTTMAMPTGSPDEDYNIFGVTEAAPKGRLTITYAPQIRGPRFGSSNGRDTDFKRQVALARAKRRKFALMQKRCQFASEQTLQSIKQNPLMKTQAPMSPAHVPTEAPMASATVKASIATASSNASDVPFVYYNKVETPASNAEIKVFEMAIETFQLKPYDHSKPRKFPQDMSGVPFSDTLENGSQGNHSSEHNQCRQSSMYDMLLPLLTPLMNILQTKMVTQTTTEKPKGPVVNKQTAWKQSPFDLHKGTTIENQSPRVTYNSSEDTTVGVESLIQNSATTPTPFEMPKDQSLFELHKRQIIKKYKAVQRHLRQRHRHKESSLNNVDSARVPSFGSPMWEDQSPSELRKSRKTRIAKRKASHHQRHRSHQLHRDTDKGDDENSPKDFGMHKKPKIEHQSPAELHKRQQMAKKKAGYNQQRHSHKTPTPRTEDQNTDEDIRKFLAEHNPFKMNDSSNLEKILNSQRIKNPFQLHSIRVDHPTMAPYVTTTTPLWLSNVSNKEKKLPFELSDDSWVTPSYAEFLNNREAVMKSLEMPYSPPWEELQKSQEIKNQSPSVFPWHAAYPNNDKVFATPLKLHKIPKEESPSPFERKVSPVSEGQASLELHKSPKSESQVPFELLHSRENQPLYPLYPNNGEHTATPIKLHDHSPKIDYNKSPFETYQNPKLENQSPFEMYLKPKVGSPLELRHSHLDQPTYAPLHPTNDEETLKPLELQSSPPKENKSPFGMQHSPLMDNQSAFKMRQSTVERPLYPTYPRINAGIPKITEMNQLRNTVKKTLLTNPRVAAWLLDIIDEAKAIATEKIKKLTLKRQADSKKEELETFYNPKETIEGTAPVLTCPVRQGPPGKSQRRYTDLGF